Part of the Aquimarina sp. MAR_2010_214 genome is shown below.
AAACCACTGGCAGAAGAATTGCTCTTAACGACTTAGGCTTTTTAAACAATTCAAAAGAGTGTACATATCCAATAATATCATCTACAGTATTATTATAAACAATTATTTTTGACAGACCTGTATCTATAAACAAAGTGCTTACTTCTTCTATTGATTGTGATTTTTCTACCCCTACTATCTCTGTCCTAGGAATCATCACCTCTCTTGACTTAACATCTGAAAAATCCAGAGCATTCTGAAAAATTTGAATTTCGCTATCTATTTCGTCATGTTCTTCTATAGTTTCCATTTGCTCGTTTATATAATCTCCCAATTCTGTTTTACTAAAAGCAAGTTGAACTTGATCTCCATCCGTTTTCAAAAATTTTTTTAGCACAAAATCAGAAACCCAAATTACAAACGACGAAATAGGAGTAAAAATAACATAGAAGATATATGCCGGAAATGAAAATACTTTAAGTAATGTATTAGAATAAATCTGAAAGAATACTTTGGGTAAAAATTCTGCTGTAATTAAAATCACTAAAGTTGAAATACACGTTTGTAATAACAAAGTAATACTGCCTGCTATTTGAGGAAAATATCCTGCGATAATCTTCATCAATACTTCGCCCATATAAAATCCATATATGACCAATGCTACATTATTACCGACAAGCATTGTTGCAATAAATTTGGAAGGTTTTTTTGTTAATCTCGCCAGAATATTTGAGATAAACCCTCCTTGTTTTTTCTCTATCTCTATGTGTATTTTATTAGAAGAAACATAGGCAATTTCCATTCCTGAAAAAAAGGCTGAAAGAACAAGAGAAAGAAT
Proteins encoded:
- a CDS encoding hemolysin family protein; this translates as MELHIIVIILSLVLSAFFSGMEIAYVSSNKIHIEIEKKQGGFISNILARLTKKPSKFIATMLVGNNVALVIYGFYMGEVLMKIIAGYFPQIAGSITLLLQTCISTLVILITAEFLPKVFFQIYSNTLLKVFSFPAYIFYVIFTPISSFVIWVSDFVLKKFLKTDGDQVQLAFSKTELGDYINEQMETIEEHDEIDSEIQIFQNALDFSDVKSREVMIPRTEIVGVEKSQSIEEVSTLFIDTGLSKIIVYNNTVDDIIGYVHSFELFKKPKSLRAILLPVVFVPETMFVKDVLNLLTKKHKSIAVVIDEYGGTSGIITVEDIVEELFGEIEDEHDSIELIEEQLSENEYRFSARIEVDHINESYKLDLPEDENYETLGGMIVNHTEEIPQQGEEVKIDGFKIKIIETSNTKIEIVELHVIPED